One genomic region from bacterium encodes:
- a CDS encoding prepilin-type N-terminal cleavage/methylation domain-containing protein, with protein sequence MMKKRLFSGFTLIEMLVVIVIILLLGVMLYPSLSRAIESGRGTQCRSNLHQLQLAVMNYANDSDGHVPPSTCSWYQNEADIWCHAHGWVAWSDYKTCTNASTHASGVNPYAWSGTTGLACITNGGLYAYVKNGEAIYKCPTFSLKSNCKVTDPVRSYSMNTGAGWFNLLAGQGRTDTILFGEDSLLVGNLTADAQCATNELARWHVGKGNVVYVDGHIEQQ encoded by the coding sequence ATGATGAAGAAGCGTTTGTTTTCAGGGTTTACATTGATTGAAATGCTGGTGGTGATTGTGATTATCCTCTTATTGGGGGTAATGCTGTATCCCTCGTTAAGCAGGGCGATAGAGTCGGGACGTGGGACACAGTGCCGGTCCAATCTGCATCAATTACAATTAGCAGTTATGAACTACGCAAATGATAGCGATGGTCATGTGCCGCCGAGTACGTGCAGCTGGTATCAGAATGAGGCGGATATCTGGTGTCATGCACATGGATGGGTTGCATGGTCGGATTATAAAACATGTACTAATGCAAGTACGCATGCGAGTGGCGTAAACCCATATGCTTGGTCGGGAACAACGGGGCTTGCATGCATAACCAATGGGGGGCTCTACGCGTATGTTAAAAATGGTGAAGCGATTTATAAATGTCCGACATTTTCCCTGAAATCGAACTGCAAAGTGACAGATCCCGTGCGCAGTTACTCAATGAACACGGGCGCAGGTTGGTTTAACCTGCTTGCCGGGCAGGGGCGGACGGATACTATTTTATTTGGAGAAGACTCATTGTTGGTAGGTAATTTGACGGCGGATGCGCAATGCGCGACCAATGAACTGGCGCGATGGCATGTTGGCAAAGGGAATGTGGTCTATGTCGATGGGCACATTGAGCAGCAGTAA